From one Lotus japonicus ecotype B-129 chromosome 3, LjGifu_v1.2 genomic stretch:
- the LOC130745193 gene encoding naringenin,2-oxoglutarate 3-dioxygenase-like → MASFKPKTLTTLAQQNTLESSFVRDEDERPKVAYNNFSNEIPVISLAGIDEVDDRRSEICNKIVEACENWGIFQVVDHGVDTELVSHMTTLAKEFFALPPEEKLRFDMTGGKKGGFIVSSHLQGESVQDWREIVTYFSYPIRNRDYSRWPDTPAGWKAVTEEYSEKLMGLACKLLEVLSEAMGLEKEALTKACVDMDQKVVVNYYPKCPQPDLTLGLKRHTDPGTITLLLQDQVGGLQATRDNGKTWITVQPVEGAFVVNLGDHGHYLSNGRFKNADHQAVVNSNSSRLSIATFQNPAPDATVYPLKVREGEKSVMEEPITFAEMYRRKMSKDIELARMKKLAKEKKLQDLEKAKLEPKAMNEIFA, encoded by the exons ATGGCATCATTCAAACCCAAAACTCTCACCACACTGGCTCAACAAAACACCCTAGAGTCCAGCTTCGTCCGTGACGAAGACGAGCGCCCTAAGGTCGCTTACAACAATTTCAGCAATGAGATCCCGGTCATTTCCCTCGCCGGAATTGACGAGGTCGATGACCGGAGATCTGAGATTTGTAACAAGATTGTTGAGGCTTGTGAGAATTGGGGTATTTTTCAGGTTGTTGATCATGGGGTCGACACTGAATTGGTTTCCCACATGACCACTCTTGCTAAAGAGTTCTTCGCTCTTCCACCGGAGGAGAAGCTTCGGTTTGACATGACCGGTGGCAAAAAGGGCGGTTTCATCGTCTCCAGCCACCtccaa GGAGAATCAGTGCAGGATTGGAGAGAGATAGTGACATACTTTTCATATCCAATCAGGAATAGGGACTACTCACGGTGGCCGGACACCCCAGCAGGGTGGAAGGCGGTGACGGAGGAGTACAGCGAGAAGCTGATGGGTTTAGCATGCAAGCTGTTGGAGGTATTGTCTGAGGCAATGGGGTTAGAGAAAGAGGCTCTAACAAAGGCGTGTGTGGATATGGACCAGAAGGTTGTGGTGAATTATTACCCAAAATGTCCTCAACCTGACCTCACTCTTGGGCTGAAGCGACACACTGATCCTGGCACCATTACTCTGCTGCTTCAGGATCAAGTGGGTGGGCTTCAAGCTACTAGGGATAATGGGAAGACATGGATCACTGTGCAGCCTGTTGAAGGAGCTTTTGTTGTCAATCTTGGTGACCATGGTCAT TATCTGAGCAATGGAAGGTTCAAGAACGCTGATCACCAAGCAGTGGTGAACTCAAACTCAAGCCGTTTATCAATCGCCACATTCCAGAACCCGGCACCAGATGCAACTGTATACCCTTTGAAGGTTCGAGAGGGAGAGAAGTCAGTAATGGAAGAACCAATCACATTTGCTGAAATGTACAGGAGGAAGATGAGCAAGGACATTGAGCTTGCTCGGATGAAGAAGCTGGCTAAGGAGAAGAAACTGCAGGATTTGGAGAAGGCCAAACTCGAACCCAAAGCCATGAATGAGATCTTTGCTTAA
- the LOC130745192 gene encoding uncharacterized protein LOC130745192, producing MKKFFENPSAYYVHCFAHQLQLALVACAKTHKDVSGFFGKVNMLVTFIRSSNKRQELLRDKQVSQFAKLVEEGEIETGSGLNQESSIAKAGHTRWGSHFRTLTRLMTLYGAIIEVLEEVGKDPSFEKHGETVLLLEVLQSFDFIFMLYMMVEILGFTNDLSEALQKRDKDLLNALSLVQATKEELQEMRNDGWEELISKVMEIYNKHDIDVPDLDAQGKKPRRHVITSSVSNLHHYKHDCLFTVLDLKLHELNARFDEENTELLQCVSCLNPSSSFEAFDVKKLLRMVKLYPNDFVDVPEVVVRHQLQNYVRNVRCDPKFAKLKGLSDLCAKLVETKKCNTFDIVYKLLKLALVLPVATASFERVFSAMKFVKSQLCNKMGDQWLNDRLVTFIERDVLGTIDNDVILAHFQIMDSRRFSL from the coding sequence ATGAAGAAATTTTTTGAAAATCCATCTGCTTATTATGTGCATTGTTTTGCCCATCAACTTCAATTGGCACTTGTTGCATGTGCTAAGACTCACAAAGATGTTAGTGGATTTTTCGGGAAGGTCAATATGCTTGTTACTTTCATACGGTCTTCTAACAAGAGACAAGAATTGCTTCGGGACAAACAAGTATCTCAATTTGCTAAATTGGTTGAAGAGGGTGAGATAGAGACTGGTAGTGGATTAAATCAAGAATCATCTATTGCTAAAGCGGGTCACACTCGTTGGGGTTCCCACTTTAGGACTCTCACTAGATTGATGACTTTATATGGTGCCATTATTGAGGTACTTGAAGAAGTCGGGAAAGATCCGTCATTTGAAAAACATGGTGAAACAGTGCTTTTGCTAGAAGTGCTTCAGtcctttgattttatttttatgttatacATGATGGTTGAGATTTTAGGATTTACAAATGATTTAAGTGAAGCACTACAAAAGCGTGATAAAGATCTTTTGAATGCTTTATCACTTGTCCAAGCCACCAAAGAAGAATTGCAAGAAATGAGGAATGATGGATGGGAAGAACTTATATCTAAGGTTATGGAAATTTACAATAAGCATGATATTGATGTGCCTGATTTGGATGCGCAAGGGAAGAAACCTAGACGACATGTTATCACTTCTAGTGTTTCTAATTTGCATCATTATAAGCATGATTGTTTATTTACTGTTTTAGATTTGAAGTTGCATGAGCTCAATGCTAGGTTTGATGAAGAGAATACTGAACTTTTACAATGTGTTTCATGTTTGAATCCCTCATCATCATTTGAAGCTtttgatgtgaaaaaattatTGAGGATGGTTAAACTTTATCCAAATGATTTTGTTGATGTGCCGGAAGTGGTAGTGCGACATCAACTTCAGAATTATGTTAGAAATGTTCGATGTGATCCAAAATTTGCAAAGTTAAAAGGACTTTCAGATCTTTGTGCAAAACTTGTGGAAACAAAAAAGTGCAACACATTTGATATAGTTTATAAGCTTCTGAAGTTGGCTTTAGTCTTGCCGGTAGCTACTGCAAGCTTCGAACGTGTGTTTTCAGCTATGAAGTTTGTGAAGAGTCAGTTATGTAACAAAATGGGTGATCAATGGTTAAATGATCGTCTTGTAACTTTTATAGAAAGAGATGTTCTTGGAACAATTGACAATGATGTTATTTTAGCACATTTTCAAATAATGGATAGTAGACGATTTTCATTGTAA
- the LOC130745194 gene encoding putative receptor protein kinase ZmPK1, with product MASSTSLFALLLLLFHVQHSSSFSLSVEKLEEDVIVSPNRTFTAGFYPAGENAYYFAIWFTQPHDQNTTITVVWIANRDQPVNGKRSTLSLLKTGNLILTDAGQSIVWSTDTNSNFPLEMHLQETGNLVLRNQNNKSSVLWQSFDFPTDTLLPDQSLKRHMKLVSSVSKTDYSSGFYKLIFDDDNVLRLLYDGPRISSLYWYDPWLVSWQAGRTTYNSSRVATLNRFGYFSSSDAFAMKASDYGSDQLIQRRLTLDHDGNVRVYSRKHYHRGQEGWSVTGQFRQEPCVIHGICGPNSICSIDPSSGRKCTCVPGYSRINNRDLSRGCKPNFQLSCNNNLSGSRSLFHLLPHVEFYGYDLGFQKNYTYKQCEDLCLQECSCLAFQYKISDGDTVFSCYTKTQLLNGRSSPDFQGSVFLRLPEIGEFSLKDNGLVCSRNGEGEQVERAYSKGKENGSVKFMLWFATGLGGVELVCIFLVWCFLIRNNTSKDNQGYVLAAATGFQRFSYSELKKATKGFSQEIGRGGGGTVYKGVLSDDRVAAIKVLHAAAANNQGESEFHAEVNFIGRLNHMNLIGMWGYCAEGKHRILVYEYMEKGSLAENLSSSNALDWGKRYNIALGTARGLAYLHEECLEWILHCDIKPQNILLGTDYQPKVADFGLSKLLQRNNLNNSSFSRIRGTRGYMAPEWVFNLPITSKVDVYSYGVVVLEMITGRSPMTGIQNGAEELLHHERLIPWVREIKRRNVSEAGVSWVEGIIDPALGTDYDMNKLETLATVALDCVDEEKDVRPSMSQVAQRLQSHQHDS from the coding sequence ATGGCTTCTTCAACATCCTTATTCGCTCTTCTCCTTTTGCTTTTCCATGTTCAACATTCATCATCATTCTCCCTCTCCGTTGAGAAACTGGAAGAGGACGTTATAGTCTCACCTAACCGCACATTCACTGCAGGGTTTTATCCTGCAGGGGAAAACGCATATTACTTTGCCATATGGTTCACCCAACCTCATGATCAAAACACCACCATCACGGTTGTTTGGATCGCGAACCGCGACCAACCAGTGAACGGAAAACGGTCCACACTCTCCCTTCTCAAGACAGGGAACCTCATCCTAACAGATGCAGGCCAGTCCATCGTTTGGTCCACAGACACCAACTCAAACTTCCCTCTTGAGATGCATTTGCAAGAAACAGGAAACCTCGTTCTCCGAAACCAGAACAACAAAAGCTCTGTTTTGTGGCAGAGCTTTGATTTCCCAACAGACACACTCCTTCCTGATCAGAGCCTCAAGAGGCACATGAAGCTTGTCTCGTCGGTAAGCAAAACCGACTACTCCTCCGGCTTCTACAAGCTCATCTTTGACGATGACAACGTTCTCCGTCTTCTCTACGACGGCCCTCGAATTTCAAGCCTTTATTGGTATGATCCTTGGCTTGTGAGCTGGCAAGCTGGTAGAACCACCTACAATAGTAGCAGGGTCGCGACGCTCAATCGTTTCGGGTACTTCAGTTCTTCTGATGCTTTCGCTATGAAAGCATCTGATTATGGATCAGATCAACTGATCCAACGAAGACTGACCCTTGACCACGATGGTAATGTTCGTGTCTATAGCCGCAAACATTACCATCGTGGTCAAGAGGGGTGGTCAGTGACCGGGCAGTTCCGTCAAGAACCATGTGTAATTCATGGGATTTGTGGACCCAATAGTATTTGTAGTATTGATCCAAGCAGTGGAAGAAAGTGTACGTGTGTTCCGGGGTATAGCAGGATCAACAATCGAGATTTGTCTCGAGGTTGCAAGCCAAATTTCCAACTTTCATGCAATAATAACCTGTCAGGGTCTCGTTCTCTCTTCCATTTGCTACCCCATGTTGAGTTTTATGGATACGACTTAGGATTCCAGAAAAACTACACCTACAAGCAATGTGAGGATTTGTGCTTGCAAGAGTGCAGCTGCCTAGCCTTCCAGTACAAAATATCGGACGGAGATACTGTGTTTTCGTGTTATACAAAGACGCAGTTGCTAAATGGGCGTAGCTCGCCAGATTTTCAAGGATCAGTCTTCTTGCGATTGCCCGAAATCGGAGAGTTTTCCCTCAAAGATAATGGCTTGGTTTGTTCGAGAAATGGAGAAGGAGAGCAAGTAGAGAGAGCATACtcgaaaggaaaagaaaatggttctgTCAAGTTCATGCTTTGGTTTGCAACTGGCTTGGGAGGGGTTGAACTTGTGTGCATCTTTCTGGTGTGGTGTTTCTTGATTAGGAATAATACTAGTAAAGACAACCAAGGCTATGTTCTTGCAGCAGCAACAGGGTTTCAAAGATTCAGCTACTCTGAGCTGAAAAAAGCCACAAAAGGTTTCAGCCAAGAGATTGGAAGGGGTGGTGGAGGAACTGTGTATAAGGGTGTGTTATCAGATGATAGAGTTGCCGCCATAAAGGTACTGCATGCTGCTGCAGCAAACAACCAAGGAGAGAGTGAGTTTCATGCTGAAGTGAATTTTATTGGAAGGCTTAACCACATGAATTTAATTGGCATGTGGGGGTATTGTGCTGAGGGAAAGCACAGGATTTTGGTGTATGAGTACATGGAGAAAGGTTCTTTGGCTGAGAATCTCTCCTCATCAAATGCACTTGATTGGGGAAAGAGGTATAACATTGCTCTTGGAACAGCAAGAGGTCTTGCCTATCTACATGAAGAATGCTTGGAGTGGATTTTGCATTGTGACATAAAGCCCCAAAACATTCTTCTTGGCACTGATTACCAACCCAAAGTAGCAGATTTTGGCTTATCTAAACTACTTCAGAGGAacaatctcaacaattcaagttTCTCAAGGATAAGAGGGACAAGAGGTTACATGGCACCAGAATGGGTTTTTAACTTGCCCATAACTTCCAAGGTGGATGTTTATAGCTATGGAGTTGTTGTCTTGGAGATGATAACTGGAAGGAGTCCAATGACAGGTATCCAAAATGGAGCAGAAGAATTACTACATCATGAGAGATTGATACCATGGGTGAGGGAGATCAAGAGGAGGAATGTATCAGAAGCAGGGGTATCTTGGGTGGAAGGAATCATTGACCCTGCATTGGGAACAGATTATGACATGAATAAATTGGAGACTTTGGCAACAGTGGCTTTGGATTGTgtagatgaagagaaagatgtgAGACCAAGCATGAGTCAAGTTGCTCAGAGGCTCCAAAGTCATCAACATGATTCTTGA